GCCTGTAAAACCTTCGCCGGGCGGCAGGCGCGGGACGTCGCCGTCCGGGTCGACTTGGAGGAACTTGACTGCGAGCCCGGAGAAGACGGTGTGGGGCCGTCGGGCGGCGCCGCTTTCGGTCGGGCCGAGGGAACGGTCGAGCCCGCGGGCATAGGCGGACCAAGCCTCGGCTTCGGCCGGAGTGAGCTCCCGCCAAATGCGGGTGGCCCGAGACATCGCCTCGCGCACGGCCCTCTGGCCCGGGGTCTGCGGGTTCCGTGGCGTGATCCTTGGCCGTACGTAGACCGCGCCCGACGGCCCTCGCACCAAGACCACCGTGCCGGGTTTCCCCGTCAACCCGCCGAAGAGGACTCCTGTCGTCGCCCGCGCCATCCTGACCTTGATCTTCGGCGCAGCAAGCCGCTTTCTGCAGTGGTGCGGCCTTCCTTCACGCATGCTTCACGCATGCGGATGCGTGAAGCATGCGTGAAGGAGCGGTGAAAGACCGGGGAAAATGGCGTGTTTCGACGGACAGGGGGCAGGACGGGACGCTTCCGTAGGCCGGCCGCGGGAGCAGGGTTGTCTGGTAGCGTGCCTGGAGTCGGTGCGGACGAAGCATCCAGACTAGGTTCGGCGGCGCGCGGTGTGAGGTGGTGTCCGGAGTCTGGAGGCAGCAATTCGTGAGAAGTCCGAACGCGAGGGGAGGTGGTGAGCCGAGTGTGGAGGAAACGAAATCTAGACCTCAAATTGCAGAATCTGTGATACAGTGAATATGTGGCTTATACCTCGTACACGGTGCTAGGGGTTATAGGAGCTTTAGCTTCGTTGGGCGCACTGTATAAGCTTTCGTGCGATCTTTACACAGAGAGTCGACTGCGGGCGGCGGGGGGGGGCGACCTTCGCCGAGATCCACGGATTGGTTCACGCATCACATTGCCCGGCCACGACGTCGACAATCGAGGGATCGGGTTAGCACAAGGCAAAGTGCTCGTCGTCTATGCGGGAGCTTGCACCTCTTGCAGCCTAAATGCCGTTGATCCGACCGTGTTGCCCTTCAAAGCGTTCGATCAAATCGTTTTGGTGTTCTCCGCCACGCCACAGGAGGTTCCCAAAGCGCTGCGCTCAGTCAATGCCAAGCTGCGCCTGATCGCCGATCCGCACCTTGATCTTACAACTTCGCTCAACGCCCTCTGGGTCGGACGTTGGTATGAATACATCGACGGAACGCTTGTGCGCATGCAACGGAGCGCTGACGAGAAATGTATTGGACGTGCCTCGTGACAACGATCAATGGCTCCAAGTTTAGGCACGGCGTCACATTGTTGGAGGTAGTCACATGTTTGACGGTGCTCGTTCTACTCTTCACAGTCCTCATGCCGGTCTTCGCAAAGGCCAGGAGATCAGCGATCATTTCAAAGAGCTCGGCACAAATGAGGCAGTTTCAGCAGGCACTCTATTTGTACCAGATCGACCACGACTTTCAGGGCGGGCCATCACAAATCGGATTGCCACAGAGTTTAGCCATATTCAGGTTTACGCCCTACCGCTATCCATTGGACATGTTCAAGACGGGCGGTACGCCAAAGCCCGGCAGCAAATATGCAGTCTATATCCAGATGTTCCCCTCGGAGCATGACGCTGCCTCATCGAAAGGGAAGGGTGGTGAAAGTCCTTGGATGACGCACAATTCACGAACCGGCGGGAACCCGGTCCTCTTGGTCGACGACAGTCAAAACGTCGAAGATTCTTGTACTGATTGCTATTTTGAGAGCAGGTTCGGCCTGGGTATCTATGCGGACGGGCACGTACGAAGGCAATGGACAAAAGGGCTCTTGGCCCGGTACGAGGCATGGGAGTGAGACCACCCGCGACAGATCGACCCAAAAGGTGAACACTATGAAATACTTAACAAAGATGACAAGCGTCCTAGCGGCGACATTAGCCATAGCAGCGAACTCAATAGCGCTCTGCAACTGGGGTAGCGGTAGTTTTGCACCGTCGACGCCTCCGAACAACTGCGTAGGATATAACTGTGCTCTTGGGTGCGACCTAACGGTGTGGGGCCCAACGGCTGACACGTGCTACCAGAGCATGGACGCTTGCTGCCAGTGCACGTATTATTATGGAACTTGCGTGAATTGGTCTTGGTGCGGAGGTGGGACAGGCGCACTGTCGGCTTCAAGACTGGAGTACTCGACCAGGCTCTGCAACGGTGTGGTCGGACGGTGCTCTCCGTAGGTTTGGTCGCCGTATCGGAAAACGTCGTTGAAGACCACGGTCCGTTCTCTGATTGCAGACAAAAAGCGGCGGCAGGCACTTTGCGTCGTTGTGCTTTTGGTCACGTCCTCTCTCGTGCTTTGGGTCGTCGTGGCGAGAAGGCCAAGGCCTTTGACTTTGGACGCGAAAGCCGTCGTAGAAGCATTGCAGTCGGGGGACGGCAACCGCATATTGCCCTACGTCTGGGAAGAAGAGATCAAAGCGAACGGCTATACGGCCGCTAGCCTCACCGCGATCTGCCGAGAGGCCCTGAACCCTGTACTGACACGGAACACGGCGCGAGGCCTCGAACTTCAGGACGATGGCGGAAGCGCGGCCGCAGGACTTCAACTGTCTTCGCCAGAAGGCAGGCCAGGGGAATTAGCCGTAAGCGTGTTCAAGACGAGCAACGGGCCGCGCTTCAGCTTTATGAACACGCTTATGGCCGCCTGGGCCGTCGACCACAGATTGCGAAAGGGAGAACCAAGAAGCCTTGAAACCTTGGCCACCGGCCAGATCGAGGGTTGGGAGAAGTACGGCTCGACTTTGCAGGGTCTAGGATGCAAGGTCATTGCCCGCGAGCAAGCGAAGGAAGGGGTATTGGAGCTCGAGGGAATCGACGAGTATGTCCAACGATGGAGAGGTCTGTTGGCCGATTCCAAAAAGGGTGGCTAAGTCATGTCTCAATATCTCCGAACTCCGCCCTCGGCGGATCAGGATCTTCCGCCAGACTCCGATGTGGAGGGCCACGCTCCGTCGCGGCCGCTTCCGCACGTTTCCCGCAGAGTGTCAAAGATGCGAAGGATCGCAAAGCGCGACCGCCCTCCGATTGACCCTTTGCTGCCTCCAGACTCCAAAGTCCTCGCGGTGACGACAAGGATCCGACCTAGTCTGGAGGCTTGTCGGCCTGCTCCCAAGGGTCTCCCTCTCCCCGCTTGACGGTTGGCCCGGTCTGGCAACGGTGTCCACGTTTCACTCCGCCGGACCGGCGGGTGGCAAGGACAAAACGCTCCGTTCTGCCCTAGGCATGGCTCGTGGACCGAGCGAGCGTTTCTGTCCTTGTCCGCAGGACCGCGTCAACGGGGCAGTCGCGCCGCGTCCAGGACAAGGCGGCACGCCCGTCCCTCTTTGTCCTGGCCACCTGTCAAGAGGTCACCCTTTGGTGGGGCCACCCGCCGCAAGGCCCTGGCTTCCCGTCCGGAAGACTATCCTTGGTCCTCAGCGGGCTCGGACGTCCTGGGACGCGACCCGTGGTGACGTCCTTGACCCGGTCTGCAACGGGACAAGTGCGCTCGAAAGGCTCGTCACGGCGCGTTGCCAGACCGGGCCACCCGTCAGAATCCTTTGTCGAGCGACCGGGTTGATCGGGACGATCCCGGGTGCTTGCCCAAACCTTCGCGAACAGGTCTTACGACGGAAGGGGCAAGCGACGGGTGGCCACATTCGCCTGAGGGACAAGAATCTTCATGCTTTTTCGCATTCGCCCTAACGAACCGCTTAAAGCGCTCCAAAACTCTATCTTGCGGGCCGAGGGAATACCGGTCCGCAAACCGTTCCCGAGGCCCGTAACGGATAACAACATGAAACGAGCCGAAGGAGGTGCGCCATAGCACGCGCCGAACTGTCCGTCGCCTTCCAGTCCTTACGAGGTAAGGCAGGCACTCTCGTCATCGTCAAAGGGCGCGACGGCTATTACATAAGGCCGCGCGTGACACCTGCGAACCCGAGTACTCCCGCGCAGCAAGCCGTCCGTACGAACCTTCGCAAGGCCGCTGTCGCTTATAAGAACCTCACTCCTGCCCAAGCGGCGGCATGGGAGCTCTATGCGCAGACGCAGGTCGTGGAGAACCCTCCGACGGGGCGCAAACCGAAGAAGACCGCAGTCGACGCCTTTGTCGAGTTGGCCGCAAAGTTCTTGCAGGTCACTCCGACCGGAACGGTGCCGACCGCCCCGCCTGCGGCGTCCTATTACGGGGACAGCATCGCCGTGACGGTCGCTTATTCGGCCGGCAAGGCGACTTTCACCGGGTCGGCGCCGAATAGCCTGAACACGCGGACCGAGTTGCTCATGCAGCGCCTTCCGGCGCAGAACCGCCATGCGCAAAAGGGCGCTTACCGGAGCAAGGGCTTCGTACAGTTCGTGCCGGGGACGCTCAGCTTCGACGTGACGGTGCCGCCGGGATACTATGCCGCGGCGTACCGTTTCGTCAACGTCGCGACGGGGCAGGCGACCGACCTGCAACCGATCAACGCCGGTCAAGTCACGCTCGCGCTGGAAGCGGGTGGGAGCGGGACGAAGAAGAAGGCGGCGTAGAGCGGGTGTCGGGAGTCGGGTCTCGGGTGCCGACTCCCGACTCCCGACCGTCGGCCCCTGATCGCCTCCGTCGCCTTGCGCCACCTCCTCCGATAGCGGCACCATGATCTGCATCAGGGGTGGATCGACCCCTCACCCCAACCCCTCTCCCCCGGAGGGGCGAGGGGCCCCGGACGATCGACTCCCCACCCCCTGATCCCCTTTCCCGACTAAACTAATCGCGTGAACCCGACGCTGCAGAACTGGCTTGGCGACGAGATCCAGAAGCTCCGCGACCAGCACCTCTACAAGACCCCGCGCATCCTCGAGTCCCCGGCCGGAGGGCGGGTGCGGATGGACGGCAAGGAGGTCGTCAACATGTCCAGCAACAACTACCTCGGCCTCGCCAACCATCCGAAGGTGCGGCAGGCGGCGCTGGACGCGGTCGAGAAGTGGGGCGTCGGCGCGGGTGCGGTGCGGTGGATCGGCGGCACGATGCGCGTCCACGACGAGCTGGAGGAGCGCCTGGCGTCGTTCAAGCACGTGGAGGCGGTCCTCGTCTTTACGAGCGGATTTACCGCCAACAGCGGCTGCATTCCCGCGGTGCTGACCGACAAGGACGTCGTGATCAGCGACGAACTGAACCACGCCTCGATCATCGACGGCGTGCGCTTGAGCCCGGCCGAATACCGCAAGAGCGAAGGTTGGGTCTACGCGCACAAGGACATGGACGCGCTCGAGGACTGCCTGAAGCGGGCGCAGACCAAGGGTTTCGCCAAGAAGATGATCATCACCGACGGCGTCTTCAGCATGGACGGCGACATCGCGCCGTTGCCGGAGATCGTCCGCTTGGCCGAACAGTACGACGCCTTCGTCATGGTCGACGACGCCCACGCTTCGGGCGTGCTCGGCGATTGCGGGGCGGGGACGACCTCGCACTTCGGCCTCTACGGCCGGGTCGACATCCAGCTCGGGACGTTGAGCAAGGCGCTCGGTGTGGTCGGCGGCTACATCGCGGGCTCGGCGAAGCTGAAAGAATGGTTGATCAACCGAGGTCGCCCGTACCTTTTCTCGACCGCGCACCCGCCGATGGTGGCGGCGGCGCTGATCGCGGCGCTGGACGTCATGCAGAACGACCCGGAGCCGATGCGCAAGCTGTGGGACAACGCGAAGAAGTGGAAGGCGATGCTGGCCGATGCAGGCTTCGACACGATGGGCAGCGAAACGCCGATCACTCCCGTCATGTTCGGGGACGAGAAGGCGGCTCAGGATGCGGAGAGGATGCTGTGGGACGAGGGGGTCTACGCGCTGGCGATCGTCTATCCGACGGTCGGTCGCGGCAAGGCCCGAATCCGGACGATGCCGAGCGCGGCGCACACCGACCAAGACTTGAAGGACGCGTTGGACGCGTTCGTGCGGGTACGGGACCGTTTGGGCGCGGTGACGGCCTAAGGGCACGATCCGCGCGCCGGATACGTCTGCATTCTTGAGACCGACGTGCGTCTTCCCCCGATCATCATGTTGACCGCCCTTCTTGCCTGCGTCGCCTGTCAGCCGCCCGTCGTCTTCACGGAACGGGACAAGGAAGAGGCGTCGCGCGTCGTTGTGGTGGTCAACCAGGGGAGCACGGACAGCGAAGAGGTCGCGGGCTACTACCGCACGAAGCGGGCGGTCCCGGCCGAGAACGTGATCAAGGTCAAAACCGTCACGACGGACAACATCCCTTACGACGATTACTACAAGTCGATCGAGAAACCGGTGAAGGAAGCGATCGGCAAGCTCGGTCGGCGGATCGACTACATCGTGATGACGAAGGGCGTCCCGATCCGGATCAACGACGACGGAGGTGCCGCGACGGACGCGCTGTTAGCGGGGATGAACCTGCCGTTCGGCACGATCAGCCAGTTGACGGAAGAAGGGGTCAAGAAGTCGATGAACCCGTACTTCGGTTCCGAAGAGCCGTTCGAGAGCACGAAGTTCAGGGGGATGTACCTGGTGACGCGGCTTGATGGGCCGACCGTGGCCGACGCGAAGCGGTTGATCGACAACGCCTTGGCCGCCAAGTCGGCGAGGGGTCCCTTCTTCTTCGACCAGGCGGGAAACCGCAACTCGGAAGGCTATTCCGTGTTGAACAAGGCGCTGGAGAAGGCGTGCGAAGACCTTCGCAGCGGCGGCTGGCAGGCGGCCCTCGAATCGACGAACGCGTTCGTGGCCCCGAGCGAGGCCCTAATGGGCTACTGCAGTTGGGGCAGCAACGACAGTGGGTTCAGCGAAGTCACGTATCACAAGTTGAAGTTCTTGCCGGGCGCGCTGGCAGAAACGTTCGTGTCGACGAGCGGGCGGTCGTTCGAGCCGGGAAAACCAGGTCAGAGCCAGATCACGGATCTGATCAAGCAAGGCGTGACGGGCGTCAAAGGCTACGTCAGCGAGCCGTACACGTTCGCGCTGGCACGACCCGAGATCCTGTTCCAGCGCTATACGAAGGGCATGAACCTGGCCGAATCGTTCTACGCGGCCTCACTCGTGGCGAAGTGGAAGGACGTCGTGATCGGTGACCCGTTGTGCCGTCCGTACCGCAAGGACTAACGGGCGCCGCGCTCCCTTGAGACGGCCCACTCGGGTGGAGGGACGTTCTCAAACGTGTTCGCGTTCAAGTCAGCGACGAGGGTCGGTGACCCGTCAGGGAAACCGTCCCAAGCCCACAGACAGCCTTTGTCGCCGAAGATCACCCGTCCTCGGTGGTCGACATCGAGCCACCGCGATTCAAAGGTCCGTTCGGCAAGGGACAGCCGCTCACGTCCGTCGCTGTCCAAGGCTTTCCAGACGCCACGGTCGTGCCATGAATGACGCTCGAGACGGCCGTTCGCAAACGACTTGACCATGAGGCCGGCCGCGTCGGTCCGCCACCTTGGGACGCTGTCTTCGAGCAAGGACGAAACCTGGTCCGGATCCAGGCTCGCTTGCTTTCGAGGATCGAGGAGGCCTTCCAGCACGTTCAGGAGCTTCTTGGAGACGTCGCTCCATGAGGGGTTAAGGATCTCGACCTTGAGTTTTCGAACGACGTCCCATCCGTGCCTCTGTAACCTCGTGGTGAAGACCGGTTCGTCCTCGGACCCGCCGAGCGACATCCGGCGGGCCTTAAGCCACGAGGGGGGAGCCTTGGCCTCCTTCCAGAGTCCAGGGGGATCGTTGAGCGACAATCTGCCGTCCTCTTGCCACACTCCTCCGCCGTTCCATTCACTGCCTGTGAACCACAGTGCGATCGCAGAGAAGTAGGGCGGCCGGCTGACCGCCGTCCATCCACATTCTTCCCATGATTTGCTGACGATCTTGTCCGCCAGTTGCCGGGTCGAGGAGTAGTTGGTGAACGCGCCGACCATGAGCTGTCCGTCGGGGCTCACGTCGCACCGTTTGGTGTAGACCCGCCCGCGGATCCACTGGCCCGGAGCGACGCTATCGGTATCCGTGTCCCAGACAAGGAGCTGGGTGAGTTTGCTCGGGCCGCGGCGGAAGACGACCGCCAGCGGCGACCTGCTCGCAAGGATGCCGTCGATACGGGCCAGTGGGCTCGGCTTTGCCATATCAGAACCCGGCGCCGGGCGCGCCTTCGAACATCGGGAACGGTTTGTCGTACCGTTTCTCGGCGTCGCGACGCTCGCGACGCGCGCGGACGTCCTGGATCAGGCCGTTGACGCTGTGCGGTGCAGCCGCGGGGTGCTTGAAAGCCCGCTTGAATAGAGGCCAATAGGCATCGATCCCGTGAGACAGGTCGAAGACCATGAT
This genomic window from Armatimonadota bacterium contains:
- a CDS encoding TIGR03790 family protein, which encodes MRLPPIIMLTALLACVACQPPVVFTERDKEEASRVVVVVNQGSTDSEEVAGYYRTKRAVPAENVIKVKTVTTDNIPYDDYYKSIEKPVKEAIGKLGRRIDYIVMTKGVPIRINDDGGAATDALLAGMNLPFGTISQLTEEGVKKSMNPYFGSEEPFESTKFRGMYLVTRLDGPTVADAKRLIDNALAAKSARGPFFFDQAGNRNSEGYSVLNKALEKACEDLRSGGWQAALESTNAFVAPSEALMGYCSWGSNDSGFSEVTYHKLKFLPGALAETFVSTSGRSFEPGKPGQSQITDLIKQGVTGVKGYVSEPYTFALARPEILFQRYTKGMNLAESFYAASLVAKWKDVVIGDPLCRPYRKD
- a CDS encoding glycine C-acetyltransferase gives rise to the protein MNPTLQNWLGDEIQKLRDQHLYKTPRILESPAGGRVRMDGKEVVNMSSNNYLGLANHPKVRQAALDAVEKWGVGAGAVRWIGGTMRVHDELEERLASFKHVEAVLVFTSGFTANSGCIPAVLTDKDVVISDELNHASIIDGVRLSPAEYRKSEGWVYAHKDMDALEDCLKRAQTKGFAKKMIITDGVFSMDGDIAPLPEIVRLAEQYDAFVMVDDAHASGVLGDCGAGTTSHFGLYGRVDIQLGTLSKALGVVGGYIAGSAKLKEWLINRGRPYLFSTAHPPMVAAALIAALDVMQNDPEPMRKLWDNAKKWKAMLADAGFDTMGSETPITPVMFGDEKAAQDAERMLWDEGVYALAIVYPTVGRGKARIRTMPSAAHTDQDLKDALDAFVRVRDRLGAVTA